In the genome of Chroococcidiopsis sp. TS-821, the window GTACTTTGATTGACTTGGTTGTAGATATTTAAAACTTGCGCAGTACAAGATTGTTCGGTATCAGAAGCGTAGATGTGATCGCCTAACATTAAGAGGAAAGGTTCATTGTTTACCCATTCTTTAGCACAAAATACCGCATGACCATAGCCTTCTTGTGTGTCTTGCGTCAAGATTGTAATTTTGCTACCTAAATCTTGGAGATATTGGCTGTATTCTTGGTTTTGTGGAGATAATTTAGCAAACAGTTCTGGTTTGGGTGGTGATTTAAAAAAATCTTCAAAGATTGGGCGATCGCTTGTTTGTACAACAATACCAACTTCTTCAATTCCGGCGCTAATCGCTTCTTCTACAATAATTTGAATAACAGGTTTTGCTCTTCCGTCTTTGTCGATAATTGGAAAGAGTTCTTTTTTAATAGCTTTGGTAGCTGGAAACAAACGAGTACCAAAACCTGCTGCGGGAATTACTGCTTTGCGCATATTTTTTACTGATTGACGTGTATGTGTAATAGGTTTTTTGCTTTCTATTGATACATATACATTTTTTATTAACTTTATTATGATTTAATTGCTATTTAAACTAGAGATTAAATTTCAGTAGTTTCACTAAAGTTAATTTATAAAGTTTATCCGTGCTTTTACGCTACTCAAGCTTTAAACACAAAATATATTCTTATGTTATTGAACTTTTGATATTAGGTCAAATTTAATGGGTCTTTTCGATAAAGTATCTGGTATTCGCAGACCAACACAAATAACACTTGGTCCCGCCGAAGCATTTATGGTAATCGCATTAATAGCCATTGGCTCAGATGGATTTGTTGCTGAAACTGAAATACAAGCTATTCAAGTTGCAATATCTAGAATGAAGCTTTTTAATAGCTATCCATCTGATGTTATTAGAAAAATGATTAACAACCTCTTAGGTATTATGGAAAGGCAAGGAGCTAATACACTACTAAATGCAGCTGTAGCCGTTTTACCGCATGATTTAAACGAGACAGCTTTTGCTGTAGCAACTGATATTATATTAGCAGATGGTGAAATCACAGAAGAAGAAGAGACACTCTTAAATCATCTCTACCAAGTTTTAGAAATAACAGAAGATACCGCAACAAAAATTGTAGATGTCATGTTGATTAAAAATAGAGGTTAGGATCGCGCTTTTGTAACTGAAATACATTTATTTGGATAAGCTAATGGAGAAAGAAAACAAAAAATGCTATCCTCCATTAGCAGTTTTTCTATATATTAAGCTTTAGCAAATTCACCTACCCCAGAACGAAGTTGACAAGTTTTCCAGGTACGACGATGACTTTTTTCACATCTTTACCTTCAATGTAGCGCTGAGCGGCTTCGGATTCGCGGGCGAATTTTTCCAACTCGGCTTTATCAGCTTGCGCAGGTACTTGTAATTCACCGCGTTTTTTGCCATTAATTTGGACGACTAAAGTAATTTCGTCGGCGACTAACGCTGATTCGTCGTACTTCAACCAAGGTTGAGTGTGAATTGATTCAGTATTGCCTAAGATGTGCCACAACTCCTCAGTAATGTGAGGTGCAAAAGGTGCTAGCAATATCAATAAGGTTTGAATACCCTCGGCATAAATTGCTGAGTCTTTGCACGGTGCATCAGCAAGCGCGTTACTCAACTTCATTAACTCAGAAACAGCAGTATTAAATTGATATCCGCCTTCTAAGTCTTCCGTTACAGCTTTGATTGCAGTATGAATTGCGCGTCGGAGTTCTTTTTCGGGTTTGGTTAATGCTGCTTGCTGACTCACAACGGATGGCTGATTGCTGTAATCGGTGACTAAACGCCATACACGATTTAAAAAGCGGAATTGTCCTTCAACGTCAGCATCTTCCCACTCTAAGTCTTTTTCTGGCGGTGCTTTAAACAAGATAAACATCCGTGCAGTATCCGCACCATATTTGGCTAAGACTTCTTCAGGATCGATACCGTTGTATTTAGATTTAGACATTTTTTCGTAGAAAACTTGCAACGGTTCGCCTGTTTCGGGATCTCTCGGATCGTTAGGATCGACTTGTGCAGGCGGAATGTATTTGCCTGTTAAAGGGTTTTTATAGGTTATGCCTTGCACCATTCCTTGTGTTAACAGGCGTTGGAAGGGTTCGTCAAAGTTCAAAAAGCCGCGATCGCGCAACACTTTAGTAAAAAATCGCGAGTACAATAAGTGTAAAATCGCGTGTTCGATACCACCTACGTACTGATCGACAGGCATCCAGTCATTCGTTTTTGCAGAGTCAAACGCCTGTTGGTCGTTTTTGGCATCAGGATAGCGCAAGTAATACCACGACGAGTCAATAAACGTATCCATCGTGTCAGTTTCTCGCTTGGCTGGCGTTCCACAAGTTGGACAAGGGACATTTACCCAGTCTTCTAATTGTGCCAAAGGCGAACCACCACGACCTGTGAATTCCACTTCTTCAGGCAATTCTACAGGTAAATCCTCATCAGGAACAGGAACTATGCCGCAGTTAGGGCAATGAATCACGGGAATGGGTGCGCCCCAGTAGCGTTGTCGCGAAATTAACCAATCGCGCAGGCGATATTGAACTCGCGCATTACCAAAACCATGCTTCTCGGCATACTTGACGATCGCTTCTTTTGCTTCTGTCGAAATCATGCCATCAAATTCACCCGAATTTACAACAATGCCCGTTTCTACATAAGCTGTCGTTAAAGGTGCTGATGCATCGCCGTTTTCGGGAATAATTACAACTTTGATCGATAGATTGTTTTGTTGGGCAAATTGGAAATCACGCGCGTCGTGGGCGGGGACTCCCATAACTGCACCTGTACCGTATTCGTATAAAACGTAATCTGCGATCCAAATCGGAATTTCTTCTTGTGTAAATGGATTAATTGCTTTCCCACCTGTGGGAATTCCTCGTTTGGGTTTATCTTCAGCAGTACGTTCTAGTTCGCTTTGGTTTACAACCTCTTGGACAAATGCTTCTACTGAGGTTTGTCGATCGGCTGTGGTAACGCGCTTTGTCAAGGGATGTTCGGGTGCTAAGACGACATAAGTAACGCCGTAAACCGTGTCAGGGCGTGTTGTGTAAACGCCAATTTTTTCATCTGAACCGACAATGGGAAACTCTAAGTAGGCACCGATTGATTTACCAATCCAGTTCGCTTGCATTAACTTGACGCGATCGGGCCATCCTGGTAGTTTATCTAGATCGTTGAGTAGTTCTTCCGCGTAGTCGGTGATTTTCAAGAACCACTGACGCAACAATTTGCGTTCGACTTTGGCACCACTGCGCCACGATCGCCCTTCACTGTCTACTTGTTCGTTTGCAAGCACCGTTTGATCGATCGGATCCCAGTTGACGGCGGCTTCTTTTTGGTACGCAAGTCCGGCTTTCAGGAATTGCAAGAAGATCCACTGCGTCCATTTATAATACTCCGGAGAACACGTCGCGATTTCGCGATCCCAATCGATGGATAAACCTAAGCGTTGCAGTTGCGATCGCATCTGCGCAATGTTTTGATACGTCCACTTCGCAGGCGGAATTCCACGCTCGATTGCTGCGTTTTCTGCAGGTAAACCAAACGCGTCCCAACCCATAGGATGTAACACCCGATAGCCTTGCATTCGCTTTAAGCGAGCGATGACATCTGTGATCGCATAGTTGCGGACGTGACCCATGTGCAGGCTACCTGATGGATAGGGAAACATCGATAGCGCATAAAATTTTGGCTTAGCACTATCTGTCTGAGTTTGGTCTAAACCAAGTTCTGCCCAAGTTTGTTGCCACTTTTCCTCGATTGCTGCGGGGTTGTAACGCGACTCCACGAAAGTCACTCCTGATTTTGTCTCTGTCACCATATTTTAAATGGTTATCGCGGTAAATAAAGGGTTTTGTTTGCCACTGTCGTCCGCAAACTCAACATGAAAAATCACATCACTTTTGTCTGACTTTTTCTCTCCCCAATCTTCACTCACTTTTTTTAAAATTTGGCATAGTTGTTATGACAAGTATCAAATTTTGATATAAATCATACTTTCACTGGTGACAACACGTAATTTTATGGGTGATAATACGTAAGTGATAGATTCATATATTACTCAGATTATGGAGATTGCGCATTTCTAATAGTTAGAATTTAGGGAGATGATAGACAAAAAAGATTATTCTACAAAATAAGAGTAAAAATAATGATTTTAATGCTGAATATTTATTGATAATTTAAAGCTCAAGTACAAGATAAAATTTAAAAAAAATAATATAGATTGAATACATAGACTTTGAAAAAATTAAAAAATCATTTATCACAAAATAGACTTGAATGCGCCCATTATCTTTTATTCCTGGAGTTCCAAACATTTAAATTGAGCAGATAAATAGCATCATGCATCCTTCAATTTTGACCGTTGGCAAGAAAGATTTTTTTGCCAAGCTGCCACCCCAGATTCGTTATGGAACAGATTTTACTATAGAGTTGGCTGTTGATGCGAGCGAAGCACAAAACTGGATTGAGGTTAGACCGCCTGATATTCTCATGGTTCAGGCTGGCTTGGAACAAGGTCTAAACCTTTGCCGCTGGCTCAAGCAGCAAGCATCACTATCTTGGATATACTGTATTCTGATCGAAGATCGCGCTCAACTGATTGCCGAAAAAAAGCGTGCGGATTGGGATTGGGAACTCGATACAACTGCCACAGCATTAGAAGAAGCTGCAGATGCTTACGTATGGTTACCAGATAATAATAGCAATTTAGAAGATAGTACGCGCCTGGTCGCGCGTCTTTTACTTGCGCATATTCAAGTTGGTTTGCGGAAAGTCAAAAAGTATCGCGATCTCCTTCAAACAAACAAGGTATTATCAACAATTGCCTTTATCGATCCATTAACAGAACTCAATAATCGAAGAGCATTAGAAAGCAATTTAGTTCGCCAAATTCGTACTAGCCGGAACTACGAAATACCGCTAAGTGCTTTGATGCTGGATATTGATTATTTTAAAGTAGTCAATGATACATATGGACATTTAATAGGCGATCGCATTCTCAAGCTACTGAGTTCGCGGTTACGGTACAACTTGCGATCGCAAGATATTCCCTTTCGCTATGGTGGTGAAGAATTTGTCATTCTTTTGCACAACACTAGCTGTCAAGAGGCGCTAGTTGTTGCTCGTCGATTGCAGCAGATTGTCAGCGGACAAATGTTTGTCATTGATAACACCTTGTCGATTCCGATTACAATCAGCATTGGTACAAGTTGCCTGAGAGCATCCGACGATTCTGAAGGCGTACAGTTGTTAGCCCGTGCTGACGAATATTTATTACAAGCCAAAGCTGCTGGCAGAAACTGTATTATGAATTGTAGTGAATAGTAGCTAGTGGTTAGTTTTCAGGCTTGAGTTAACTTCTATATTGTTGTCGTATCATCTCCAGCTAAATAACCGAAACATCAGTATCGTTACACTGTTATTAGTAGTTAGTTGTATTGATTTAGAACATTAGCCGAATTCTATTAGTTCCTAGACACTAGCCACCTTTCTCGTTTACTGAGCATTTTTGTTATCATTCAACCGGATTTAATGTAACAGTTAACGAATCAATCAAATTACGACACTCAGCTACATCCAGGCGTTGTCGCATTGCGTTAATTAATGCTTCGTAGGCTGCCCAATTTTGTTGTAGTAAGTTACGTGCTTGTAGGCTACAAAACCGCTGTTTGAGTTCCACACTCGCCGCAGAAAATCCTAAGGAAGAAAGCACCGTATGAAGATGCTGGCGGTCGTCAGCGCCCCCCTCAGCGCGTTCGTAGACTAACGTTTCTGCCGCAACTCCTGCCATCCAAATGGTACAGTAACGATCCAACAATTGCGTGGAAATTGTGCCTTGTGCGAGCTGAGACGCGACTTCAGTATCGTCAAAGCTTACCCCGCCTTGTCCTGGGTGTTTCTGTTTTAAAGCTTCCCAAGCACTTAAGGCATAACCTGTCACGGGAATTCCCAAAAGATGCGCGACTAGAAAATGTCCAGCTTCATGACGAATGATGCGATCGCGGTGTTGGGGAGAAAAACTAGCGAACCAGTCTAATACTAAAGTACCTCCCTTGCCTTGTAAGCTGAAACTATCTAACGTGGCTAGCCCTAAGAGACTAAAAGTGGCGATCGCAGGAAGTGTAGGGGATAAGTTAAACATTGGTCCTAGCAACGCCGTCATTGTCATCAGAAATATGGCGATCGCCGTTAAATTAAGCGCAGTTTGACTCATATCTTCAAATTGTTTCTAATTGTAAAGAAGCTTAATTATTAGGTTATCTTGCACAGGCTTAGCGATCAAGAACACAGCACTAGAGCAAAGTTCTATTGAAGTAGCATAATTAATATTCGGCAATACTGGGAGCTTGCGACAATGGTTAATCCACCTCCAGTCCTAAGCACCGTTCCTACTGACACCTGGGTAGTAGCAGATTGGGAAGACATTCTGACATTTGCAGACGATCCAACTTTGGTAAGCGGGAGGTTTTACTACGATGAAGGCTGCATGAGAATTGAGATGTCCCCCATAGGTTCTGCCCATAGTCAAGATAATTCGATTGTTTCTACAGTTCTTGTTTTATATGCAGCAATTCGAAATATTGCTATTAAAGAACTAACAAATCCTAATCTGAGAAAAGCCAGATTGCAGGAAGCCCAGCCGGATATCGCGTACTACGTTGGCAAAAACTTGCGATTTCCACCGCGTAATAACGCACCTGTAAACTTAAGCGAACTCGATCCGCCGACGCTAGTTGTCGAAGTTGCAGCTTCTTTAGAAGACGATACCACCCGCAAACAAAAGCTTTATCAACGCATGGGCGTGCAAGAATACTGGGTTGTGGATGTCAACGCAAGTAAAGTTATTGCCAGTTATTTAACACCAACACAAAGTCAACTCATTCGCGAATCACAAGTACTACCCGGATTAGACATTAATTTAGTAGAAGAAGCGCCAAAACGCGCTCAAAACGAAGACGATGGAACAATTAGTCGCTGGTTAATCGCCACGCTAACTCAGCAGTAATCTGAGCGCGAGTTCCTCACAATTTCCTCAAGTTGTTTTCCTATAATTAAGGCTGTAGGAAAGAGAAGCAGATTCAGGTCGCATCTCCACAAAAGCTTCTCGCAGTCACTAAGCTTGATAAGAGGAAGTTGATTAATGTTGCAGACTACGGTTGCTCAAACTACTGGCAAGCAAGCTTTAGTATTGGACTTAGATACAGTTAGCCTAGCCGATCTTGGCTTAGTTGGTGGCAAAAACGCTTCCCTGGGAGAAATGATTCAACAGCTCTCTACCCAAGGAGTGAACGTTCCTGGTGGCTTTGCTACCACCGCAACAGCTTATCGTTACTTTATTGAGTCGGCTGGGTTAGAAGCAGAATTACGCCAGTTGTTTGCCGATCTCGATATCGAAGATGTGAACCAACTGCGACAAAAAGGTAGACAAGCGCGTTCATTAATTTTGCAAACGCCATTTCCCGACGAACTAGAAAACGCGATCGCTGCTGCTTATGATAAGCTGTGTCAGCGTTATGGTTTTGATACAGATGTTGCCGTGCGTTCGAGTGCGACTGCTGAAGATTTACCCGACGCAAGTTTTGCCGGACAACAAGAAACTTATCTCAACGTTCACGGATTAGCCGCAGTTCTCGACGCCTGTCATCGATGCTTTGCTTCGCTTTTTACCGATCGCGCGATTTCTTATCGACAAATCAAAGGATTTAGCCACTTGGATATTGCGCTGTCTGTCGGCGTGCAAAAAATGGTGCGCTCTGACTTAGCGTCTTCAGGAGTCATGTTCTCGATTGATACCGAATCGGGTTTCAAAGATGCAGTTCTGATCACCGCCGCTTACGGTTTGGGGGAAAATGTCGTGCAAGGCATGGTGAACCCTGATGAATACTTGGTGTTTAAACCAACCTTACAAACTGGTTTTCGCCCAATTTTAGAAAAGCGTCTGGGGACGAAAGAACTGAAACTTGTGTACGACGTTGGCGGTTCTAAGCAAACGAAAAACGTTCCTGTACCGCTTGACGATCGAATGCAATTTGCACTAAATGATGACGAAGTTCTCCAACTCGCGCGGTGGGCTTGCTTGATTGAAAATCATTATTCCCAAGTGCGGGGAACCTTCACGCCCATGGACATCGAGTGGGCAAAAGACGGTATCTCAGGAGAAATGTTTATTGTCCAAGCACGTCCTGAAACGGTGCAGTCGCAAAAACATCAGAATTTATTAAAAAGTTACGCACTGAAAGAACGCAGTCAAGTTCTCGTCACAGGGCGTAGTATCGGCGAAGCGATTGGGCAAGGAAAAGTCCGCGTCATTCTAGATGTTCACAAACTCGATCAGTTCAAAGCTGGAGAGGTTTTGGTAACGTATAAAACCGATCCTGACTGGGAACCAATCATGAAAAAAGCAAGTGCGATCGTCACCAACCAAGGCGGACGCACGTGTCATGCGGCAATTATTGCCCGCGAGTTAGGAATTCCGGCGATCGTCGGTACGGGGAATGCAATTAGCGTACTCAAATCTGGTCAAGAAGTCACGGTTTCGTGTGCCGAAGGTGAAGAGGGTAAAGTTTATCAAGGCATACTTCCTTACGAAGTTCAGGAAGTGACACTAGAAGATTTACCGCGTACCCGCACGCAAATTACGATCAACTTGGGGAATCCGGCGGAAGCTTTTGGTGTCGCGGCGATTCCGAATGATGGAGTCGGGTTAGCACGCTTAGAGTTTATCATTGCGAACCACATCAAGGTGCATCCATTGGCGTTGGTTCACTTTGACAAACTGCCAGAAGATGCAATTAAAGATGAAATTGCGACGTTAACTTACCAATACGAACACAAGCCACAATACTTTGTGGATAAGTTAGCGCAAGGCGTGGCAACAATTGCAGCGGCTTTTTATCCAAAACCTGTCATCGTAAGACTATCAGACTTTAAGAGTAACGAATACGCCAATCTCCTTGGCGGACGTGACTTTGAACCGCAAGAAGAAAACCCAATGCTAGGGTGGCGGGGTGCATCTCGATATTATAGCGATCGCTACCGCGAAGGCTTTGCTTTGGAGTGTCAAGCGATCGCGAAAGTCCGCGAGGAAATGGGCTTGACGAATGTCATCTTGATGATTCCGTTTTGTCGCACTCCTGAGGAAGGACGCAAAGTTTTAGCCGAAATGGCAAAACACGGCTTGATCCGCGGTGAAAATGGTTTACAAGTTTACGTTATGTGCGAACTTCCCAGCAATGTCCTGTTAGCCGAGGAATTTAGCCAAGTTTTTGATGGATTTTCGATTGGTTCTAACGATCTAACGCAACTTGCCTTAGGTTTAGACCGCGATTCAGCGATGGTTGCAGATTTATTTGACGAACGCAACGATGCAGTGAAAAAATTAGTGCAAATGGCGATTGCTGCTGCTAAAAAACACAATCGCAAAATTGGCATCTGCGGTCAAGCCCCCAGCGATTACCCAGAATTTGCTCGCTTTTTAGTCGAACAAGGAATCGATTCAATTAGCCTTAATCCCGATTCGGTACTGAAAACTCTATTGCAAGTCGCTGAAGTAGAAGGAATAGTCAAATCCTAAAATTCCAATAATTACCCATTACTAAATTTCTTTGAGGCACTTTTCTATGTATACCAGAATTCTTGTTGCACTCGATCGTTCTCCCATGAGCGAGCAAGTTTTTCAACAAGCGATTGACTTGGCTAAAGCAACGAATGCAAATGTGATGCTACTACACGTTCTGTCTCCAGATGAAGAAGGTAGTCCAGATACTTCCATGATGCGTGAAGAATACTTTCCTGGTCTAAGTAGTGAAATCGCACAGCTGTATCGTCAGCAATGGCAGGAGTTTGAAGAACAAGGAATTAAGATGTTGCGCGATCGCTGCAAAGATGCAACTAACGCGGGTGTCAAGGCTGAATTCAAACAGATATTTGGTACTCCTAGTCGTACCATTTGTGAATTTGCACGCGAGTGGGGTGCTGATTTGATTGTTCTGGGGCGGCGCGGTCATTCTGGTCTTAAAGAATTGTTTCTCGGTAGTGTCAGTAATTATGTACTGCACCACGCTCCTGCGTCAGTTTTGACGATTCAATCTCGTGGTAAGGATATTCCAGCTAGTCAAAAACAACGAGCTGAAGTTGTGTCCTAAATTTCAAAACTGCTGCTAGTGACCTACTAGCGCAGTTATTTTTTACAACACATTTGCAACACTGAGGTGTAGCTATGCCGCAGTGTAGAACACAAATAAAAAAGGAGGCAATCAACTCTGTTCGTTACTGAGATTCCAGATTGTTTCAACAACAGTAACGCAATCTGTGACTGTTTCTAATTACGCATTATCTATTGCCCAAGTTAGGTATAGAAAAGAAAATGGTTCACTTTAGCAGAAAGCGAAGATTACTATACCGACGCTTTTTACAAACTTTGTTGTGGTTACTACTACTAGGAATCTGGACAACGATTATCTTCCTAGGTTTAGGAACTTTTATATCACAACCAGTCTTAGCAGAGATTAATCGAATTGAAGCTCCAGGAGAAATACTCTATCGATCGCAGCAGAGATTACAAGATTCTTCTGGAAATTCTTGGCAGGTCATTTTATTTAAGCAAGTTCAATCAGGACAAGCACCTTTAGTAAATTTAAGATTGGTAGGATTTCCTGGAGTTGCTGAATTAATTCATCCACACCCACTGCAAATCACAACGTCTACTGGGGAAATTTTAACGGCAAATGATGTTTTTCTAGTTGAAGCACCTGCACCAACAATCGGTCAATATGATGTAAAAAATATTTTGCCGCAATTACCTGCAGAATCGCTGCAACTCAGTTTACCTTTAGCAGGCGATCGCTCGATCGATATTTCTGTACCGCAATTTGTCGTACAGGAATGGCAGGAAGTTGCTGCTGCTAAGGCATAAGCGTTTAGGGTGCACGAGCAAAAACACCGGAGAAATTAATTATGATTCTGATACGTGGAAAGTGGCGTACTGCTAGCGTAGGATTTCTCTGCACCTTATTATTACTTGTCTTCTTGGCTACTCCAGTTTGGTCATTGGTCAGTCGCAGCGGCGATCAAATCATTATTGGCGCGAATGAAGTTATTGCCGATGACCTGTATGTTGCTGGTAGAACAATTACAATCAATGGTACAGTAAACGGCGATCTTGTGGCAGTTGGTCGTTTAATTACAATCAATGGTACAGTGCAAGGCGATCTCTTGGCGGCTGCTCAAGCCGTTGTTGTGAATGGCACTATCAATGATGATTTGCGAGTTGTTAGTCAAGTTACACAGCTTGGTTCGAATGCGCGAGTTGGTGATGACGCGGTTGCTGCTGGGATGAGTTTTGAAAGTTTAGCTGAAAGTACTGTTGCAGGCGATCTAGCCTTTACCGGATGGCAAGCGCTGCTAGCTGGTAATGTTGGGCGAAACGTGACAGGCAGTATGGCAGCATTAGAATTACGTAGTAACGTTGGTGGTAATGTTAATGTCATCACAGGCGCTGAAGGTGACGCGCCAGAAGCTTATCCGCCTTTTTTCCCGCAACCACCAGTTCCCATTCCTCAACTTCGTGCGGGTTTGACGGTAGCAGATTCAGTGCAAATTAGTGGCAATTTGACATATAGATCGCCTGGAGTTGCTACTATTAGCCAGCAAGCACAAATCGCTGGTGGTGTATTGCGCGAAGAGTTACCCGAAGACGAAACAGCAGCACCAGCTCCAGTCACAACAATTGCCCAGCAGTTGCAGTACTTTATTGCTTTAGTATTGGTAGGATGGCTTTTATTTAAGTTCGTACCAAATTGGATTCAAAGCTTAGCAGCGATCGCCTCTTCTAAACCACTACCCAGTTTAGGGTGGGGAATTGTAACTTTTTTAGCGGTGGGAATCATCGCAATTGCGATCGCTTTTGTGACGTTTGTTCTTACAGCCTTATCTGCAATTACATTACCTGTGCTGATTTTCCCAGTTTTGGGTTTGGGAACACTCGCCAATCTGACGCTGATTTTTGGGTTTCTCCTATTTGTAATGTTTGTACCGCAAATTGTTGTTAGTCTACTTGGCGGGCGGTGGCTAATCCACAAACTGCAACCAAGCACATCATCAAATCGTTTCGTTTCCCTCGCGATCGGCTTATTGATATTTGTACTTTTAACGGCAATTCCCGTCTTAGGTGGACTACTGCATTTGATAACAATCTTTCTGGGCTTGGGTGCGTTATGGATTTGGATACGTAACAACCGCGATCGCGCGCCAACCGAACCGCAGTTGGCAGCAGTATAAATTCTGCTGGCATAGTAAACCCGCTCGCGACCGAGGATTAGAACAGATGTACTACTAAGCAAAAGCGACCGCAGATGTCTTGAAGAGCCGTAGAGTCTAACCCATCTGCTTGAGAGCTGTTTGAGCTTCCTGCGCTACAGCTTCGACTTCATCGTTTACCATCTCTTTTAGTATGGACTGCGCTTGCGCTCCACCCAATTTTCCTAAAGCTTGGGCAGCACGGTAGCGTACTTGCCAATCTGCGTTGGATACATGAGGTGCTAGAAGTTCTACAGCGCGTGCGTCTTTTAAGTCGCCTAACGAACTAATTGCTGCAGTTTTTACTAAGTCAATATCTGAATTGAGTGCTTCTTGAAGCAAGTCAAACGACCGCGGATCGCCTAATTCGCCTAATGTAGCAACAATACTAAACTTAATCAGCCACTCGCTGGTGCTGTGATATAGTTGGGCTAAATCAGGATACGCCTCAGTTAATTTTAAAGCACCGATGCAATCGGCAGCAGCAGCTTGAACATCAGGTTCAGGATCGTTAATTAAGCGATCGCGCAACAAATCTAGCGTCACTTGCAAATTTTGTCCGCCCAAAGTATCCATTTGGCTCACTGCCGAATAACGAACGCGTGCATTACGATCTTGAACAGCATTTTGCACCAATTCAAAAGCAAGTGCAGTGTCTTCAAGTTCCCGAATTTGGTTTACCGCCCGCAAGCGTTCTCCCAAATCCTCAGAACTCAGCATTTGTTTAACAGTTTCAGGTGTCATACTCATTTAATTATTCCAAATTGAGATGGGTCAGGGAGCAGAGAGTGGGAGATGGAAAGACG includes:
- the leuS gene encoding leucine--tRNA ligase; protein product: MVTETKSGVTFVESRYNPAAIEEKWQQTWAELGLDQTQTDSAKPKFYALSMFPYPSGSLHMGHVRNYAITDVIARLKRMQGYRVLHPMGWDAFGLPAENAAIERGIPPAKWTYQNIAQMRSQLQRLGLSIDWDREIATCSPEYYKWTQWIFLQFLKAGLAYQKEAAVNWDPIDQTVLANEQVDSEGRSWRSGAKVERKLLRQWFLKITDYAEELLNDLDKLPGWPDRVKLMQANWIGKSIGAYLEFPIVGSDEKIGVYTTRPDTVYGVTYVVLAPEHPLTKRVTTADRQTSVEAFVQEVVNQSELERTAEDKPKRGIPTGGKAINPFTQEEIPIWIADYVLYEYGTGAVMGVPAHDARDFQFAQQNNLSIKVVIIPENGDASAPLTTAYVETGIVVNSGEFDGMISTEAKEAIVKYAEKHGFGNARVQYRLRDWLISRQRYWGAPIPVIHCPNCGIVPVPDEDLPVELPEEVEFTGRGGSPLAQLEDWVNVPCPTCGTPAKRETDTMDTFIDSSWYYLRYPDAKNDQQAFDSAKTNDWMPVDQYVGGIEHAILHLLYSRFFTKVLRDRGFLNFDEPFQRLLTQGMVQGITYKNPLTGKYIPPAQVDPNDPRDPETGEPLQVFYEKMSKSKYNGIDPEEVLAKYGADTARMFILFKAPPEKDLEWEDADVEGQFRFLNRVWRLVTDYSNQPSVVSQQAALTKPEKELRRAIHTAIKAVTEDLEGGYQFNTAVSELMKLSNALADAPCKDSAIYAEGIQTLLILLAPFAPHITEELWHILGNTESIHTQPWLKYDESALVADEITLVVQINGKKRGELQVPAQADKAELEKFARESEAAQRYIEGKDVKKVIVVPGKLVNFVLG
- a CDS encoding tellurite resistance TerB family protein, which produces MGLFDKVSGIRRPTQITLGPAEAFMVIALIAIGSDGFVAETEIQAIQVAISRMKLFNSYPSDVIRKMINNLLGIMERQGANTLLNAAVAVLPHDLNETAFAVATDIILADGEITEEEETLLNHLYQVLEITEDTATKIVDVMLIKNRG
- a CDS encoding UTP--glucose-1-phosphate uridylyltransferase, which translates into the protein MRKAVIPAAGFGTRLFPATKAIKKELFPIIDKDGRAKPVIQIIVEEAISAGIEEVGIVVQTSDRPIFEDFFKSPPKPELFAKLSPQNQEYSQYLQDLGSKITILTQDTQEGYGHAVFCAKEWVNNEPFLLMLGDHIYASDTEQSCTAQVLNIYNQVNQSTIGLTTMPAEMIHKAGCVAGNWQQESILNLTQVYEKPSIEYARQHLRVEGVTEDEFLCIFGLYALSPKLFDFLEENIKNNRRDRGEFQLTSALESLRQAEGMIGYVVQGRCFDTGMPGVYLQTMIDFRGNHS
- a CDS encoding GGDEF domain-containing protein; this encodes MHPSILTVGKKDFFAKLPPQIRYGTDFTIELAVDASEAQNWIEVRPPDILMVQAGLEQGLNLCRWLKQQASLSWIYCILIEDRAQLIAEKKRADWDWELDTTATALEEAADAYVWLPDNNSNLEDSTRLVARLLLAHIQVGLRKVKKYRDLLQTNKVLSTIAFIDPLTELNNRRALESNLVRQIRTSRNYEIPLSALMLDIDYFKVVNDTYGHLIGDRILKLLSSRLRYNLRSQDIPFRYGGEEFVILLHNTSCQEALVVARRLQQIVSGQMFVIDNTLSIPITISIGTSCLRASDDSEGVQLLARADEYLLQAKAAGRNCIMNCSE
- a CDS encoding ATP-dependent Zn protease; the protein is MSQTALNLTAIAIFLMTMTALLGPMFNLSPTLPAIATFSLLGLATLDSFSLQGKGGTLVLDWFASFSPQHRDRIIRHEAGHFLVAHLLGIPVTGYALSAWEALKQKHPGQGGVSFDDTEVASQLAQGTISTQLLDRYCTIWMAGVAAETLVYERAEGGADDRQHLHTVLSSLGFSAASVELKQRFCSLQARNLLQQNWAAYEALINAMRQRLDVAECRNLIDSLTVTLNPVE
- a CDS encoding Uma2 family endonuclease, producing MVNPPPVLSTVPTDTWVVADWEDILTFADDPTLVSGRFYYDEGCMRIEMSPIGSAHSQDNSIVSTVLVLYAAIRNIAIKELTNPNLRKARLQEAQPDIAYYVGKNLRFPPRNNAPVNLSELDPPTLVVEVAASLEDDTTRKQKLYQRMGVQEYWVVDVNASKVIASYLTPTQSQLIRESQVLPGLDINLVEEAPKRAQNEDDGTISRWLIATLTQQ